A single Anopheles funestus chromosome 2RL, idAnoFuneDA-416_04, whole genome shotgun sequence DNA region contains:
- the LOC125764154 gene encoding uncharacterized protein LOC125764154 yields MACNFAFVLIAACALMASTISAAPSKTAIKPRNQELREAIEEYRVRFDDLHKEKDQFLQFARTGLWATIRRMNEEVLVDLGETRNIVEYGFDDVRLEISLLIVEGNHNEQCLLDLVYEIVAEKVQLGEEISRCSAGTTDTKDALPESFYEFLNLLQRLSNSIAETPLYTFVSQNSVTDPERHLEFLQESFEETDRAWNEEALPLMQFELDAMEYNRPLIVADNAECLQEIEDRQQAFEDAIRQRIPSCL; encoded by the exons ATGGCGTGCAATTTTGCGTTCGTCCTTATCGCAGCATGTGCTCTGATG gCTAGCACCATCAGCGCTGCTCCATCCAAAACGGCCATCAAACCCCGCAACCAGGAGCTGCGTGAAGCGATTGAAGAGTATCGCGTTCGGTTCGATGATTTGCACAAGGAAAAGGATCAATTCCTGCAGTTCGCCCGTACCGGACTGTGGGCAACAATACGCCGAATGAACGAGGAGGTTCTGGTCGATCTGGGCGAAACACGCAACATTGTGGAGTACGGGTTTGACGATGTGCGCCTAGAAATTAGTCTGCTGATCGTGGAAGGCAACCACAATGAACAGTGTCTGTTGGATCTGGTGTACGAAATCGTCGCTGAGAAGGTACAGCTTGGGGAGGAAATCAGCCGCTGTTCGGCTGGTACGACCGACACAAAGGATGCACTACCGGAATCGTTCTACGAGTTCCTAAACCTGCTGCAACGCCTTTCCAACTCGATCGCCGAGACGCCGCTCTACACGTTCGTGAGCCAGAACTCGGTTACCGATCCGGAACGTCACCTGGAGTTTCTGCAGGAATCATTTGAGGAAACGGATCgtgcctggaatgaggaggcTTTGCCGCTGATGCAGTTCGAGCTGGATGCTATGGAGTACAATCGTCCGCTGATCGTGGCCGATAATGCAGAGTGTCTGCAGGAAATCGAGGACAGACAGCAAGCGTTCGAAGATGCGATTCGTCAAAGAATTCCATCGTGCTTGTAA
- the LOC125764155 gene encoding uncharacterized protein LOC125764155 — MKTFTSITLCVLLAAVSIQAQLSMRELSEITETFRVRFDDLHDDKDDFINLARRLTRAELKGLNEATLANLANAREDIDDILLDTREEIAAAIIEPNANEQCLLGLVDTVIAEGRTAGEGMSACAADKIAIKEGLGDEFRALTNTLQRIATAASEYTLYTFAIHNSFTDPEEHVEWLEENYDNQVEFWDNVARPEAQEDLDNLEINRPALVEENRQCLNAVVTSLNTAMNTVRGQINSC; from the exons ATGAAGACGTTTACGTCCATTACGCTGTGCGTTCTGCTTGCTGCCGTG TCGATCCAGGCACAACTGTCGATGCGGGAATTGTCCGAAATTACAGAGACTTTCCGTGTGCGCTTTGACGACCTGCACGACGACAAGGATGATTTCATCAACCTCGCACGCCGGTTAACTCGGGCTGAGCTGAAGGGATTGAATGAGGCGACACTGGCAAATCTGGCCAATGCACGAGAGGACATCGATGACATTCTTTTGGATACCCGTGAGGAGATTGCGGCCGCCATTATCGAGCCAAACGCGAACGAACAGTGTCTGCTTGGTTTGGTCGACACGGTCATTGCTGAGGGACGCACTGCAGGTGAAGGTATGAGCGCCTGTGCCGCTGACAAGATCGCCATCAAGGAAGGACTCGGCGATGAGTTCCGGGCACTGACCAACACGCTGCAGCGCATCGCAACGGCTGCGTCAGAGTACACGCTCTACACGTTCGCCATTCACAACTCGTTCACCGATCCCGAGGAGCATGTCGAATGGTTGGAGGAGAACTACGACAATCAGGTCGAGTTCTGGGACAATGTTGCCCGTCCGGAAGCGCAGGAAGATCTGGACAATCTGGAAATTAATCGTCCGGCTCTGGTTGAGGAAAATCGGCAATGTCTGAACGCAGTGGTTACTAGCCTCAACACGGCCATGAATACCGTTCGTGGACAAATCAACAGCTGTTAA
- the LOC125764153 gene encoding uncharacterized protein LOC125764153: MWQKIVLVTVLASFACQQLVSSKTVAVPEAVKKVLPRAESDVLIEFDRLFNQLHYDIDYKLRVLRMNQSLAIKNLNAQFISRFGIVITEIQQEKLRVKDVILQHALDIGDTQNPCIVEQNDEALRQATQSAADISLAAELAYADMATASRVFFYPQVQAFQNSSTDLQSAVLEKLGRSNAVTDLDITLAELAYMYEGEEDKVERVLSGIEQELENFQEVVNNVRRDIWAMSDMIGRNFVFNMGLLLEDALQCS; this comes from the exons ATGTGGCAAAAGATTGTGCTAGTGACGGTGTTGGCATCCTTTGCCTGTCAGCAG CTCGTATCGTCGAAAACGGTTGCAGTGCCGGAAGCGGTGAAGAAAGTCCTGCCAAGAGCCGAAAGTGATGTGCTGATCGAGTTCGATCGGTTGTTTAACCAGCTGCATTATGATATCGACTATAAGCTGCGCGTGCTGCGCATGAACCAATCGCTAGCGATCAAAAACCTGAACGCACAGTTCATTTCACGCTTTGGCATTGTGATCACTGAGATTCAGCAGGAGAAGCTGCGCGTTAAGGATGTCATCCTGCAGCACGCGCTGGACATCGGAGACACGCAGAATCCTTGCATTGTCGAACAGAATGATGAAGCATTGCGTCAGGCAACACAGTCTGCGGCCGATATTAGTTTGGCTGCTGAGCTGGCCTACGCCGATATGGCTACGGCATCGCGCGTTTTCTTCTACCCGCAGGTGCAAGCGTTCCAGAACAGCTCGACTGATCTGCAGAGTGCAGTGTTGGAGAAGTTGGGTCGTTCTAATGCCGTCACCGACCTGGACATTACGCTTGCCGAGTTGGCCTACATGTACGAAGGTGAGGAGGACAAAGTTGAACGTGTGCTGTCCGGGATTGAGCAGGAGTTGGAAAACTTCCAAGAAGTTGTCAACAATGTTCGCCGTGACATTTGGGCCATGTCGGACATGATCGGGCGTAATTTCGTCTTCAACATGGGCCTGCTGCTCGAGGATGCACTCCAGTGCTCGTAA